In Pseudomonas nunensis, a single window of DNA contains:
- a CDS encoding acyltransferase family protein, with protein MKPLKEKNIDIQILRAIAIIAVIIQHINGRLPTPQSYSELFKYALFWTGVDIFFAISGYLICKTFYRDIEISPTKYEAISSFWRRRVSRLFPAVLAWVSISVFISLFTTSYPNSDSLLIAKSAITGLLGFSNIYWASCVQFSLQCGSADYNAVTWSLSLEWQLYALSTILIALLGFKRGILILAITALVFSILPAPSFSFPWVLRPQAFAIGAIIYIATKNSGVSVSAPISISMLLVGLLICFLAPLHIPQPYLIPTISLGAGICLFSSLSGRALAALLPSKLLTWIGERSYSIYLCHLPLILFTREISIRLNFNEPTYLNFSISLAIAVFLIAVMSDLSYRFIEIPFQNKLLKSTDKKSNDLIQS; from the coding sequence GTGAAGCCACTCAAAGAAAAAAATATTGATATACAAATATTACGCGCAATAGCAATTATCGCTGTGATAATTCAGCACATCAATGGCCGACTGCCAACTCCGCAGAGCTACAGCGAACTATTTAAATATGCTCTTTTCTGGACGGGCGTTGATATATTTTTCGCAATATCTGGATATCTCATCTGCAAGACTTTTTACAGAGACATTGAGATATCACCAACTAAATATGAAGCCATCTCTTCCTTTTGGAGAAGACGGGTATCGAGACTATTTCCCGCAGTTTTGGCCTGGGTATCAATATCCGTATTTATCTCTTTGTTTACAACCAGCTATCCCAATAGCGACTCGCTACTCATCGCAAAAAGCGCCATAACGGGGCTACTTGGATTTTCAAATATATACTGGGCCTCCTGCGTCCAGTTTTCTCTGCAATGTGGCAGCGCAGATTACAATGCGGTAACTTGGTCATTATCTCTCGAGTGGCAACTGTACGCCCTGTCAACGATATTAATCGCCCTACTCGGATTCAAGCGTGGCATCCTTATCCTTGCTATAACGGCGTTAGTATTCTCTATATTACCAGCTCCCAGCTTTTCATTCCCCTGGGTGCTACGACCACAGGCTTTTGCAATTGGAGCAATAATTTACATAGCCACTAAAAATTCTGGAGTGTCAGTAAGCGCTCCAATCAGCATATCGATGCTATTGGTCGGCCTGCTGATTTGCTTTCTGGCACCGCTTCATATCCCCCAACCTTATTTGATTCCCACCATTTCTCTAGGAGCGGGGATATGCTTATTTTCTTCGCTTAGCGGACGAGCGTTGGCGGCTTTACTTCCAAGCAAATTATTAACCTGGATAGGAGAGCGCTCATATTCAATATACTTATGCCACCTGCCACTCATCCTGTTTACCAGAGAGATCTCTATTCGATTAAATTTTAACGAGCCAACCTATTTGAATTTCTCAATATCACTGGCAATCGCTGTTTTTTTAATTGCAGTAATGTCTGATCTTTCATACAGGTTCATCGAGATTCCCTTCCAAAACAAGCTATTGAAGTCCACGGACAAGAAATCCAACGACCTCATTCAAAGCTAA
- a CDS encoding acyltransferase family protein produces the protein MDNKKKLDALTSLRFFAAALIVAFHTGAILGIGDISKVIPASQAVSFFFVLSGYILAYAYPDLSKPGSVRKFYVARVARVWPLHIATIFIWIFLIYKLNPAPLLWEHGIYRTIATVFMVQSWVPIEIWATSINGVSWSISTEIFFYLLFPLIAKRFTSRWKQILAVELIIISAILLISNLFPNKNPYGISASGLMYFFPPTRLLEFTVGIGLFHLTQSFKISDNALSKSQWTVVEVSALLLTYVTMMATKSHAIGNLFGQSVSYYVSTAGSFPAFAVLIGIFSFGKGHISSILKTRPLVFLGELSFALYLVHYAVVVYFKQYTNPLSYDWTSYCLIWAISISGAWILSSTVEGPFRKILINVLADSPVMAKKRKAFVYRTFQAALAASVIGFGFYATPKVLDYAYPPVAIFSTPANLDVAKYSNGVSITRFEILVRRDKSLYAKIQFKAIEAGELNSTVAIHLNDKDGKILFNVGAIVLNSQFTTADRLQAEASIELSPNQYFSTSSIGIAVFNDPQVLFSVESPNYDWGRTRAIIFAQPKAQPQSEVIVEPLSSDAAVVGPKQIDGNS, from the coding sequence ATGGATAACAAAAAAAAACTGGACGCCCTGACCTCCCTCAGGTTTTTTGCTGCTGCGCTCATCGTAGCTTTCCACACAGGCGCTATTCTTGGCATCGGTGATATCTCAAAAGTCATACCTGCTTCACAAGCAGTGTCATTCTTCTTTGTACTAAGTGGTTATATTTTAGCCTACGCTTATCCCGACTTATCCAAACCGGGAAGTGTTCGCAAGTTCTATGTTGCGCGGGTGGCCAGGGTATGGCCCCTGCATATAGCAACCATATTTATATGGATTTTTCTGATCTACAAACTGAACCCGGCACCCCTGCTTTGGGAACATGGTATTTACCGAACGATTGCAACTGTATTCATGGTGCAATCCTGGGTTCCAATAGAAATCTGGGCCACTTCGATCAACGGGGTTTCCTGGAGCATATCAACTGAAATTTTCTTCTATCTATTATTTCCTCTCATTGCCAAACGCTTCACAAGCAGATGGAAGCAAATACTGGCAGTTGAACTAATTATTATTTCCGCAATATTGCTGATCAGTAATTTATTCCCGAACAAAAATCCCTACGGCATCAGTGCAAGCGGATTAATGTACTTCTTTCCGCCAACACGACTGCTCGAGTTCACGGTTGGAATAGGCCTGTTCCACCTGACGCAAAGTTTTAAAATATCAGATAACGCACTGAGCAAATCACAATGGACCGTAGTGGAAGTCTCTGCTCTATTGTTGACCTACGTAACCATGATGGCGACCAAAAGTCATGCCATAGGTAACTTATTTGGCCAAAGCGTTTCCTACTACGTGAGCACTGCAGGCTCATTCCCGGCGTTCGCCGTACTGATTGGCATTTTTTCGTTCGGCAAGGGCCACATCTCGAGCATCCTCAAAACGAGGCCGCTGGTATTTCTCGGCGAGTTAAGCTTTGCGCTGTACCTGGTCCACTACGCCGTAGTTGTATATTTCAAGCAATACACCAATCCACTGTCCTACGACTGGACCTCTTACTGCTTGATCTGGGCAATATCGATCTCGGGAGCATGGATTCTTTCAAGCACCGTAGAAGGCCCGTTCAGAAAAATCTTAATCAATGTGTTGGCTGACTCGCCGGTAATGGCAAAGAAGAGAAAAGCCTTTGTCTACAGGACCTTTCAAGCCGCACTGGCTGCGTCCGTCATTGGTTTCGGATTCTACGCCACGCCAAAAGTCCTGGACTACGCCTACCCTCCAGTTGCGATATTCTCTACACCAGCAAACCTGGACGTGGCGAAGTATAGCAACGGAGTTTCCATTACACGCTTTGAGATCCTTGTGCGAAGAGATAAGTCTTTGTACGCAAAAATACAGTTCAAGGCCATCGAAGCTGGCGAGCTCAACTCTACCGTAGCCATCCATCTCAACGACAAAGATGGAAAGATCCTGTTCAACGTAGGGGCTATTGTCTTGAACAGTCAATTCACTACAGCCGATCGCCTTCAAGCGGAAGCCTCGATAGAGCTTTCGCCAAACCAGTATTTCTCCACGTCCTCCATCGGTATCGCCGTATTTAACGACCCACAAGTGCTCTTCTCCGTGGAGTCACCTAACTACGATTGGGGTCGTACGAGAGCGATAATTTTTGCTCAGCCTAAGGCCCAACCGCAGTCTGAGGTGATCGTCGAACCACTTTCATCTGACGCCGCCGTTGTTGGACCTAAACAGATCGACGGCAACAGTTAA